The DNA segment TCATCGCGGCCATGATTCCACGGGTGTGCGCTCCCGGCTGAAGCATGGCCATGGCGGGCGTGGCATGGGCATGGGAAGAAATCACGGCGGCGGGCGGCATTAAGCGGATGGGAATCCAATCGAAACCCGAAACATTTCTGGCAGCGGAACCCCAGCAGCCGGATCGGCGGCGGTTCCTGCGTTTTGCCCCGATGTGGCAGGCCAATCTGCTCGTGTTCGGCTGCCTCATCGGTATTGTGCTGGCCATGGTTTACTGGCAAATCCGGTCTTCGGAAAATACCTTTGTCAGCCATGTCCGGGATCATGCCCGGCTGCTTGCCAGCGTGATCAGGCTGCAGGCGGATACGGCGGTCATGTCCAAAAACGCCATTGAAGCCATCATGCAGACGTTTCTGGGGAATACGGCCCGGTTTGTGGATTACCTGGATACGATCGCGCCTTTCACACCGGATGAGCTGACGGCATTTGCCAATGAAAGCGGCCTGGCCGGCATTGCTATCGCGACGGCTGACAATCAGGTTACCCAGGGCCCCGGCGGATGGATGCCGGATCAAATCAAAGCCGAGCAGCCGGAACCGAATATGCTTTCCTACAAACCGGAAAGCGCGCTTTATTATCTCACGTTGCCCCGCCCGGAAGGCGGGCGGATTCTGGTTGGCTTTCAATCCGACCGGATCAAACGCCTGAGGCGGGAGCTGAGCCTGGATACGCTGCTTGAAACCCTTTCTGCCATGCCGGAAATCGAATATGTGCGCTTGGCGGCGGCAGATAAGGCGGCTGTGGACACAGGCCAACCGGTTATCAATTTTACGCATAATAAAGATCGCCAGATTGCCGAGGCCCGCATGCCGTTTGAGGGTAAATATTTATTGCTTGGCCTGGATGCGAACTTCTATTTTAACCGGGTCAATCAGCTCTGGACCCAGTTCTTTGTTATCGCCGGCATCCTGGCGCTGATCGGAATCGGGCTGTCATGGGGGCTTTACCGGTATCAGGCGGCTTATCTCAGACAGATCCGGAGTTTTGAACGAAAGCTGGCAAAAGAACAGGAGGATGCGGCCCTGGGGCGGGCGACCGCGGCCATTGCCCATGAATTGAGAAATCCCTTAAACGCCATCAGCATGGGACTTCAGCGGTTAAGCAATGAGACCGCAGGCCTGACATCCGCCCAAAGCGAGCTGATCGACGCACTGATGGCGTCCGTCAATCGGAGCAATAAACTCATAGAAGACCTTAAGCAGTTTGCCGGCCCCATCACCCCGGACAGGCAGGCGATACATCCGGATGCGGTTATCTCATCGCAAATCACGCTCTATAAGGATGATGTTTACAAACGTGGCATATCAGTGGATTACAAGCCCGCATTTACCCGCACGTTGATGGCGGATGCCGATCTTTTCGCCATTGCGTTTGAGAATCTGCTTAAAAATGCCGTGGAGGCCCAGCCGAACGGGGGCTATATTAACATCCGCCTTGACCGGGAATCCGATGATGTCGTGGTGACCATGGAAAATGCCGGGCTGGCATTTGATAATGGCGAACTTGCAAATATGCTTGCCCCCTATGTCACCACCAAGACCCATGGATCCGGTCTCGGCCTTGCCATGGTGGATCGTATCGCCAGGGCTCATGGGGGATCGCTGGAGCTGAACTCACCGCGGCCGGGGGAGATCAAAATCCGGTTGATTTTTCCGCTGCAGGGAAGCATCTAATCTAATCCTTAAAAATTGCCATCTGATTGATTGAATATGAATATTTTAGTGGTTGATGATGAAAAGCTGCAGGCAGATCTGCTAAGCGGATTCCTGGAGAATCATGATTACAATGTGGTCGTCGCCCAAAGCGGCGAAGCCGCGCTTCAGGCATTTGCCGAACACCCGTTTCAGCTGGTCCTGCTTGACCAGCGGATGCCGGATATTTCCGGCGATCAGGTGCTGGGCCGGATGAAGCAGATCAATCCAGCGATCCGCAGCATTATGATCACTGCTTACGGAGACGTATCCACGGCTGTGCGGGTCATGAAACTGGGCGCCGATGACTTTCTGGAAAAACCGATCGATTTGGCCGCCCTGCTCGATAAAATCCAGAGAATTGAAAATTCAATCCTGATAGCCGAAGAGTCGGCGGCAATCAGCCAGGCCGTGGCGGAATCGCCGCTTCCGATCAATATTGTCGGCCAGAGCCCGGCCATGCAAACCGTTTTGTCGATGATCCGGCGGCTTGCCCCTACGGAATGGGCGGTGTTAATAAGGGGCGAGACCGGCACCGGCAAAGAACTGATCGCCCGCTTGATTCATCTGTTAAGCCCGAGAAGTCAGAAGCCTTTTGTCGAGGTCAACTGCGCGGCCATTCCGGAGAACCTGTTTGAATCCGAACTCTTCGGCCATATGAAAGGCGCGTTCACCGGTGCTACTGCCAACCGACAGGGGCGATTTGAACTGGCAAATACGGGCAGCCTTTTTCTTGATGAAGTCGGTGAGCTGCCGTTAAGCCTGCAGGCCAAGCTGCTGCGGGCGCTTCAGGAAAACCAGG comes from the Desulfobacterales bacterium genome and includes:
- a CDS encoding ATP-binding protein, which gives rise to MAMAGVAWAWEEITAAGGIKRMGIQSKPETFLAAEPQQPDRRRFLRFAPMWQANLLVFGCLIGIVLAMVYWQIRSSENTFVSHVRDHARLLASVIRLQADTAVMSKNAIEAIMQTFLGNTARFVDYLDTIAPFTPDELTAFANESGLAGIAIATADNQVTQGPGGWMPDQIKAEQPEPNMLSYKPESALYYLTLPRPEGGRILVGFQSDRIKRLRRELSLDTLLETLSAMPEIEYVRLAAADKAAVDTGQPVINFTHNKDRQIAEARMPFEGKYLLLGLDANFYFNRVNQLWTQFFVIAGILALIGIGLSWGLYRYQAAYLRQIRSFERKLAKEQEDAALGRATAAIAHELRNPLNAISMGLQRLSNETAGLTSAQSELIDALMASVNRSNKLIEDLKQFAGPITPDRQAIHPDAVISSQITLYKDDVYKRGISVDYKPAFTRTLMADADLFAIAFENLLKNAVEAQPNGGYINIRLDRESDDVVVTMENAGLAFDNGELANMLAPYVTTKTHGSGLGLAMVDRIARAHGGSLELNSPRPGEIKIRLIFPLQGSI
- a CDS encoding sigma-54 dependent transcriptional regulator, producing MNILVVDDEKLQADLLSGFLENHDYNVVVAQSGEAALQAFAEHPFQLVLLDQRMPDISGDQVLGRMKQINPAIRSIMITAYGDVSTAVRVMKLGADDFLEKPIDLAALLDKIQRIENSILIAEESAAISQAVAESPLPINIVGQSPAMQTVLSMIRRLAPTEWAVLIRGETGTGKELIARLIHLLSPRSQKPFVEVNCAAIPENLFESELFGHMKGAFTGATANRQGRFELANTGSLFLDEVGELPLSLQAKLLRALQENQVTRVGGEGPIQVDVRILAATNRSLKELVEKGRFREDLYYRLNVLDIDIPPLRERKEDIPALVAHFLEKYGNGKEKFSPEAESTLMKYTFPGNVRELEHIVQRVLALSRGHNLSAHDLPEEVRFHQAVETGTLARRLEAVEKEMLLTALERNDWVQTRAARSLGISERVLRYKITKYHLKEK